The sequence GTTTGCCGTTGGTATGAACGTGCGGCGTGGGGACTATTTTACAGGGACGGCAATCTTTGTGGGAGTGATCAGCGTGTTGTCGGCGCTCGCGCAAACGTTTTTTGCCTTTGTGGAGAAAGAGTGGGCCAACTATTGGGGCAGCGGACTCCACTTCTTTCATTTTCCCTACCTGAGTGATGGAAACGTGCTGAAGCAATTCATTGTAATCCTGCTCACGTTGCTCATGTTTAACGTTTGGGGATTCTTCCTCGGCTCTTTGCACTTCCGCTTTCGCGCTCCGGGAGTGATGATATTCTTTGCGGCTTTGCTAGTTATAATCGGGGTATTCTTCTCTCTTCCCGGCTGGTATCCGCGGTTAGACGCGGTATGGGATTGGCTGTATGTCCGAACGGCCTTCGAACTGGCGTTATGGCAGATACCGGTCATTGTACTACTTGGCGTCGCTTCCCGGGCTCTGCTTCGGAAGGCAGAGTTGTAAGAGTTGATTGATCTCCTACAGCAGCTTTAAGATCTGCAATATGCGAGAATTATTATAAATAGCCGGAAAAATATAAATCTTAGGCCTCTTAGTCCTGAAGTATGGGAAAGAGGCTTTTTATTTTTTGACTCTATGAATATTTATGAACATTTTATTAAATTTAATAATGAAATCGTTATCAGTTTACAGCTAGTGTGAGAAATTTTACATAAAAAATACGTGTAGTTTATATTTTCCTGCTAGATTGGGATTTTTTTCTGTGATAAGATATCGCGGAAGTAGTTTAATTGATAGGAGGATTACTAGATGATGTGGAAGAAACGATGGAACAAGCCTCTCGCTTCTGTGCTGGCAACGGCCGTACTCTCGGCTCAGGTGCTTGGCGGATTCGTTGCCGGGGCATTTTGGAGTACGGACAAGGCGGAAGCTGCTGATGCCGGGGGCTCTTCACTGCCTTTAATTGACCTGCGGTTAATGAGCACGACGGATGTGCATACGAATGTATACGGCTGGGATTATTTCAAGAATGCGACGTCCTCTTCAGTCGGACTTGCGCGGACAGCGACCTTGATCAATACAGCGAGAAGTGAGCAACCGAACAACCTGCTGCTCGACAACGGGGACCTGATCCAGGGAACGCCGCTCGGTACATATGAGGCGAAGATTGAGCCGGTGACTCAGTCGGTCTACGATTCCAAGCCCCATCCGATGATTGCCGCCATGAATATCCTGGGATACGATGCGGCGACCTTCGGCAATCATGAGTTTAACTACGGTCTGGATTTCCTGGATCGGGTGGTCAACGGCAGCTCCACAGACGCTGCTAACACCAAAGCTAATTTTCCTTATATCAATGCGAATATTTATAAGCCGGACGGCGTAACGAACTATTTTAAACCTTATGAATTGATCACCAAGACGGTAAAAGACACGAGTGGACAAGACCAAACGATTAAAGTCGGCCTGCTCGGTCTGGTAACCCCCCAGATTATGGATTGGGACAAGGCCAATCTGGAAGGCAAGGTCGTGACCAAAGGCATTGTTGAAACCGCAGAAAAGTTTGTCCCTGAAATAAAAGCAGCCGGGGCCGACGTCATTGTGGTCATGGCGCATACCGGTTTCGATGCTGCAGCGGCAGGACCAAACGCCGAAAATGCCATCAGCGAGCTGAGTCAGGTTCCAGGCATTGACGCGATTACCTTCTCACACACCCACAAGGTATTCCCGACGAATTGGGATACTACGAAGCTGGATGCATCTTTTATAGATCCGGCAACCAAGCAGCCTTACAGCTATATTGACAATGTGAACGGCCATATCCACGGTGTTCCGGCTGTGCAGGCCGGTTACGGCGGCGGCTATCTGGGCCTTATTGATCTCAAAATCACTAAAGATGGCAGCGGAAAATGGGTGGTTGACAAGACGGCTTCCAAAGCTTCAACCCGGTCTGCCAAGGATGTTCCGGAGGATCCCGCCATTTTGGCTACCGTAGGGGGCGATCATCAGGCTACGATTGATTACACCGGCACACCGCTCGGTACGACAACGGCTCCGATGAACAGCTACTTTGCCCTGGTACAGGACGATCCGACCGTTCAAATCGTGACGTATTCGCAAAAACGTTATGTTGAGAACCTGATCAACACCGACCCTTCCCTGGCACCATATAAAGGCCTGCCGATTCTCAGCGTAGGCGCTCCTTTCAAGGCTGGACGCAACGGCCCTGGCGAATATACAAGCATTGACGCCGGTCCGCTGACGATCCGCAGCGCGAGCGATCTGTATCTGTACGACAACACGCTGAAAGTAATCAAGGTCAAAGGCTCGGTCGTCAAGGAATGGCTGGAAATGAGCGCAGGCGCGTTTAACCGCATCAAACCGGCGATTTCCACGCCTCAACCCCTGCTGAATCCGAAATTTGCCGTATTTAACTTCGACGTAATTGACGGCATCAAATACAAAATCGACGTAACCAAGAACGCTAAATACAATACGGACGGCACGATCAATGACCCGACATCCAGCCGGGTGGTCGAAGTGACCTATAACGATCAGCCGCTAGATCTGAATCAGGATTTCATCGTCGTTACGAACAACTACCGCGCGAGCGGCGGGGGTAACTTCCCTGGCGTCAAAGGCTCCACGATGATCATGGACACCCAAACCGAGAACCGTCAGGTTCTGATGGATTATATCAAAGAGGCCGGAGCGATTGACCCGACCGCCGACAACAACTGGTCCCTGGCTCCGATCAAGGGCAATGTCAATGTTACCTTTACATCGTCGCCTGACGCCAAAAATGTTCTTCCTGGCAACATTACGTATGGCGGTGCGCAGGATTCTAAAGGTTTCGGCATCTACAACCTGAACCTGAAAGAAACGGTTCCCGCTCCTACCGAGGACGTTGAAGTTCATTTGATCGGCATCAACGACTTCCACGGCCAACTTGACACGACTTCCGTTGTCAGCGGCAAGAATGTAGGAACGGCTGCGGTTCTCTCGACTTACTTGAAGCAAGCTCGCGCGAAATATACGAACTCCCTGCTGTTCCATAATGGAGACTCCGTTGGCGCATCGGCTCCGGTATCCTCGCTTGAGCGTGACGAGCCGACGATTGAATGGATGAACCTGATGGGATTCGATGTCGGTTCCTTGGGCAACCATGAGTTTGACCAAGGCGTTGAAGCGCTGAAGACGCAGCTCTACGGCGGAGCAGACCCTAAGAACAACAAAGTTGTTCACGGCGGCACGGATTTTGATTATGTCAATGCCAATGCGGTAGACAGCAAGACCGGCACACCGATTATCAATCCTTACGTCATCAAGGAAATCGGCGGCGTGAAGATCGGCTTTATCGGTGTTGTGACCAAAGCAACGCCAAGCAAGGTTTCTCCTGCAGGCACAGCGGGCGTCCGCTTCCTGTCTCCGGAAGAAGAAGTACAGGCCATCGAGAAGTACGCCGCCGAGCTTCAAGGCAAAGGTGTGCAAACCATCGTTGTGCTGGCGCATGATCCGGCGTCTACCAAAGGCGAGGCCACAACGGGCGAAGCCGCCGATCTGGCAAGTGCGCTTCCGGCTAACTCGCCGGTTGACGTTATTGTTGCAGGCGACAATCACGCGTTTGCAAACGGCGTCGTCAACGGCAAGCTGATTATCCAGGCTTATTCTTATGGTACGGCATTTGAGGACATCAAGCTGGTTATTGATCCCACTACAGGCGATGTCAAGACGAAGTCCGCTGTCGTAACCACCACCTTCCAAGATGGTGTGACACCAGATGCGGCAACGGTTAGTCTTGTTAACAAGTACCTGAATCTGCATCCGGAGCTGACCAAGCCGGTAGGTACGACGGACGGCACGATTACCCGCACTGACGCCTACAATAATGAAACGGCCCTTGGCAACTTGATTGCTGACGCTATGATCAATGCGGATTTCGGCGATGGCAAAAAAGCGGACTTTGCTTTCATGAATCCAGGCGGCATTCGCGCAGACCTTCCGAACGGGAATGTCTCCTTCGGCGATCTGGCCAAAATCCAGCCGTTCGGTAACACGCTGGTGAAGCTGACGCTCACCGGAGCACAAATCAAGACGCTGCTGCAGCAGCAATGGGGTGTGAAGGCTGACGGATCGCCAGACACCAAAACGCTGCAAATTTCCGGTCTGAAATACACGGCTAACATGTATCTGCCAGTAGCAAACCGCATTGCCAGTCTCACCAAGACGGACGGAACACCGATTGACCCGAATCAAACGTATACGGCAGTCGTCAACAACTTCATGGCGGCAGGCGGAGACAACTATAAAGTTCTGACCGAAGCCAGCGCTTCCGTTCCTGGTCCAATCGACCTCGACGTGTTCTATGATTACATCGTGAAGACGTTCAAAGGCGGGCTGATCACATCCAAAATTGAAGGACGAATCACCAACAATCTGAAACCGTCGGAGTCTTCTAATTCTGGATCTACACCGACGCCAAGCCCGTCCGCATCGCCAAGCCCGGCGCCTTCGGCTACCCCGGCTCCAAGCGCGACACCGGCTCCTGTCGCATCTTCGGCACCGGTCTTCAAGGATCTGGGCAAAGTTGCGTGGGCGCAGGAAGCGATCAATTCCTTGGCGGCCAAAGGCATCATCAAAGGCGTGGACGGCAGTAATTTTGCACCGGCCAAACATGTTACCCGCGCGGAATTCGTTGCGATGCTGGTTCGTTCGCTGAACCTGACGAATACCGGGGCAAGCAATGCATTCAAAGATGTTAAGCAGGGTGTTTGGTACTCGGATTCTATTGCCGCAGCGGTTAAAGCTGGTATTGTAAAAGGTTCCGGTAGCGGCAAGTTCGAGCCGGGACGTGAAATTACCCGCGAAGAAATGGCGATTATGATCGTAAACGCCCTTAAAGGACAACTGCAGCCGGTAGATAAGAACTCGGTGCTGCAGAAGTTCACCGACAAGTCCAAAATTGCGCCTTACGCGCAGGAAGCAGTCGCGCAATTGACTGAGCTTGGAATTGTGAACGGTGTAGATGCAGGAAAATTCGCACCGAAGGGCATCGCCAACCGTGCTCAGGCGGCGGTTATTATCTTCCGTATGCTGGAGAAGAAGGTATCTTAATATTCTAGTATCATCAAAAGGTGTTCCGCCCGTCATCTCCGGATGGCTGCGGGACACTTTTTTTCATAATATGGGAATTTATAAGCTAAGCGCTTAGAGCATTTCATGGCAAAGAACCTCCATTTAGCAATGATGTGAAGGAAGCGGTCATTTTCACCATGCTGGGCAATGATTTCATGCACGGTATCAGCAACCATCTCCCTTCCGCCACAGGCGCGGGCCGTTCAACGGTGCTGGGAAAGCTGGCTTTGCCGTAAGTTAATGGATATGATGTTGCAATATTAAAGCTTCCGAATCGGTGTGATCAAAGCGATCGTTACTTCCAAGATCTTGGCTGCTGCCGCAACGGCAAATACTGCCCGGGGATCGGTCCATTCGGAAAGCGCAGCGCCTGTCATTGCTCCTAAAGGCATAGCAAGGCGAGTCAATACTCGTGAAAAACCAAGAACCCGCCCGATCATATCCGAGGGAATAGTCTCTTGGCGAACGGAAGTGACGATCGTATTCCAGGCTGTGTTGCAGACCGTTACGGCAAAAAAAGCAATGCCAGGAGCCAGCCAGAATTGACTGACCGAAGCAAAAACGAACCCGGCAGTTCCAATTCCCAAGAGTACCGGAATCAGCTTTCCCCGGGGGAAATGATTTTCCAGCGGAACTGCAATAATACTGCCGACAATGCCCCCAAACCCCAGCAGGGTGTAGTTTAGACTGCTCTGCTGCGCGTTAAGATGAAGTGTGTTCAACAGATAGAACATCAGCACGCCGAAGGCTGCACTGTACCCGAAGTTTCCGATCATCGCTTGAAAAGAGAAGGATAGATTGATTTTGGAATGAATCAGCCAGCGGAATCCTTCACCAATGTCTTTGAAAATCTGCGAAAGGCTTGTCCGTGACTTGGATTTATTGAAACTGGGCATGACCATTAAGACAATAAGAGTTCCTGCGAATGAAACGGCATCTAACCAAAGCGAATGGAACCCGCCGATGGAAATAATCAATGCACCTGCAAGCAGCGGTCCCGCCAGCTCCGCAATTTGATTGGTCAACTGGTAGGAAGCATTGGCGCGGGTTAGCTGCTTGGGTGCCAATGCGGGAATGATGGCTACAGTGGATACATCAAACATGAGAGAAAGTATAGTCAGTACGAATGAGATTGCATAAAGCTCCCAAAGCTGCAGCAGGCCTGCGAAGTGAAGGAGAGGAATCAAGGCGACGAGCAGTGCTCTCGAAATATCGGTAAAGATCATAAGCTTTTTACGCTCCCAGCGGTCAACCAGACTTCCTGCTATCGGACCAAACAGGACAATCGGCAGTACGCTTACCGCATACATGGAACCCATGACAATACTGGATTGAGTTAATTTGTAGGAGATCCACGGAATAGCGAAAGTAAATAAAGAATCTCCCAATCTAGATATGAACATTCCTATTAAAAAACGGATATAGGGGAGAGGCAGCTGAAACAGTGCGGGAGCGGAAACTGTCTGTTCATCCGGATTGGGCTGTGGCGATGGAACCGAACTTGAATTTGTCATGAGTACCTCTTTCACCTTTTGAAAATTATATTATAATAATTGTTATATGAAGCTATTATCTATTGAACTATATAATATGATGATTTGAAAGGACGAAATTCATGAGTAACATGATTGAAAAAGATGAATTTGATTCGCAGTTTTGTAATGTAAAATATATAACTGAGGATAATATAGTTCTTCTCACATGGAAAAAACTTTGCTGCTATGATGACTATAGAAATCCAACAACATTTGCATTAGACCTATTGAAGAAGCATTCTAACAGTAATTTTGTTGTAGATGCAAGAAATGGATTTGAGGATGAAAAGGACGATGTTCACTGGGGTTTTTCAGTATTGTTACCAGCCATGTCAAGAACAGATTGTAAGATCGTTGTGTTTATTATGGAAGAAATAAATGAAATTGAAGAAGAGATGGACATGTGGACCAAAGAATTTATGAAATATTTTACGGTGAAAAAAGTTGTAAGATATGCAGAGGCCGTTAAGTATATTGCAGGACAATAATGAATACATACCCTTTGCAAAAAAAAGCCATCCCACTCGTAGATAATTCTACAATGGGACAGCCGCTTTCGTAAATGTTATTACCTAAACCCACTCCACGATTTGCTCGATCGATTGTCTTGTTTTTGGACGAGGATCTTGAAGACGGTAGCCGAATGCAACCATGCAGGCGATCCCGAAATTCCCCTTCAGGATTCCTTCTTCTTTCAGAATTTGCTCTGCTTTTTCTTTGTCGAACCCTTCGATCGGGCAGGAGTCGATTCCGATTTGTGCGGCGGCAGTCATCATATTGCCCAAAGCGATATATGTTTGTCGGGCGCCCCATTCAAAAGTAACTCTTTCGTTATCCAGCAGCTTGAAATCATTTTCTTGGAAGTTATGATAGGCTTTCCCTTTACCCTCCTGAACTTCCACTGGAAGCAGTTGAACTTCTTTCATCATCCGTTGGATATGTGCGGAATCTGCAACCATGTCGGCTTTGGTGCGGGAGAGAGCGATCACGAAATGGCTCGATGTCGGCAATTGCTTTTGGGCTCCCCATGTTACCGGAAGCAGCTTCTCACGGATAGCCGGGTTTTGGAGGACGACAAATTTCCAAGGCTCAAACCCGAACGAGCTTGGGGATAGACGCCCGGTTTCCAGAATAAAGTCAAAGTCGGCATCGCTTATTTTTTTTGTTTCGTCGAACACCTTACAAGCATGCCGAAATTGATAGGCTTCAATAATTTGATCTTTTACATTTTGCATAGGGAAGTACCTGCCTTTTCATGTATTTATTCGTAACTTACATACAAATTGTAATACATAAGTATAAACAATCATAGTACGCACATTAATGTTGTATAGTATCTTTTTATATACCATGAGCTCCTCAGTACGGCTGCCCGATTCTAAACAGGCATCAATTCCTGTACCACTTAAGATGGTGACAGGTTTTGAACCGGCGACCACTTGCTCCCGACTAAAATATTATTTTAAGCCGCACCTTACCACCCGATCACTTTAAAGACTCTACGGATAGACCTTCCAAAGAGCAGTATTTTCTGGAAATTACCACTAAATGTAATTAGAATTACACATATGATGATAATTGTATTTTTATTATATAGATATTGCATATTTATTAGACGAATGTATGGTATTCATGATTTCTAATAACTATAAAAAAATGTAAAGTGAGGCTAGGTATCATGGGATTTAAACTGGACAGAAGCCGAATGTTACATATTATATTTTATTTGTTGTTTGCTGCGTACGCATTATTCGCCATAAATATTATACTGTTCAAGACCATTCCTTTAAGGGCTATATTTGCTGCCCAACCAGTATCATTAAGAAGTATAAATATCATACCTTTTCACACGATTGGTGTTTATTTCACCGAATCCATGGACATTGAGAGAGCACTCACAAATATATTTGGCAATATTGTTATTTTTGTTCCTTTGGGAATTTTTGTATCATACATAGGCATGAAACGGTCGTTAGGTTTTAAGGCTTGCATTCTTTTGATGACCACTCTGTCATTTGAAATTCTTCAGTATGTTTTTGCTTTGGGCAGCAGCGATGTGGACGATATTCTTTTGAACTTCACGGGAGGGTTAATTGGCATAGCAGTATATGTTGTATTGAGTAAGATCATTCACTCCCCAAAACACCTCCTGATGGCCATAGTTGGCTTTTTTCTCTTAGCGGGAATCAGCGGGATAATGGTAATCTGGGTGGCTGACCGCAGTTTACTACCTTTTGCAGCTACTGAGATGGTATACGTAGATAAAAATAAGCAACTGATTGCTGGGCTGGACGAGAGAACAGCCGATCTATTTGGCGATTTGGTATCCGTTAAGGCGGGTGCGATCACTGTATATAGGAATCCCAAATATAATGTTACACTGGAAACACCTCAAACATCGGAAACCAGAGATGAATATAGCAGTATACCCTACGATGCCTCAACTAAAATTATCATCAGGCATATTAGTTCCGTTAAAGATCAGCTCATAAGTAGATATGATGAGGGAACAGCCTCTGGCTTGGCTTCTATTCTGGATTCAACAGATATCGTTCCTACAGTTAGAGTCTGGCTCCCAAGTGACAATAAACAAGCTGCCCAGACGCTGCTCATAAGTTTCATGGATTGAAAAATGCTGTACTAATATGAACTCCTCGTACCGCAGGCTAAGAGACGTCTTTCCATGAATCTATGGGAAGCGTCTCTTTTATTGCCGCGTTGACCCACATTCTGGGCTTGGCTTTTCTCTCTGGTCCCTAAAACCTGGACTCCCTATTCAGGCATCCGCTTCTGCTCTATTACCCAAACACCAACTCCCCAAAAAAACCGGCTCAGATGATAATCAGGCGAGGCGGAATCGACCCGGTTCCAGCAACCGTAATGGGGGAGCGGCGTTTCGTCTCCGCATTTATAGAAATTGCCTCGAAAGACTCGGCCGGATTCGGTCCCGAAGCCGGGAAACCGGCTCTGCATCCACTTGAAAGGAATAGCAAATGCCAGCTCCCAGTACGTATCCCCGCTATGTTCATCAATCCGGTTAAGCGCTGTTTCGATTTGAAAGATCGCCGGAGAATCCGCAAGGGTTGTCCGGTTTTCTCTTGTTTCACCCATTTGCAGCAGGAGCACGCCGGCCGCGTTAAACTCGAAGTTAAGATAACGCGAGTCGGAGCCGGGAAGCGGCTGCATGAAAAATTCGGCACAGCTGTCCGTGTAGACCGGGTCATTTTGCTTCTTATACCGAAAGAGCGGATCTTTTTCATATACCTTGAACTGGATGTGTAGTACAGCCGGACCTCGACCTTGGGAGTGTAGCCGTTGTCAAGCCAAAGATACCGGTCCATGGCAAGCGGGGTAATATCCTTCCAATCAGTTGAATCGGTATATTGTGCAATCGGATACGAGCGGGGGGAAATGCCCTCCTGAGCCGAAAACGTCCAATTATTTCCTGAATGCGGTCATCCATGACAAGCCCGTTGACGTCTGCACGCCCGAAAGCGCGGCGGAATCGCTGGAAGTCGTGGAAGCGGAGATCAAATCGGCGGATGCCCAAGGGGAATGGGTGAAGCTTCTTAGGTAAGACGAGAGCTGGCCGAAAGAGAGCCGAGCTTTGATGTGGGAGAGCTCTGTAAAGAATTTATAAGTTTCGGGGTCCCCGCAAAGTATTTGGAATCCGTTCTCGCTGGGCATCGATCTTGTCCTGCATTCCATAAGTAAATTTATCGGCGGGCACAGCGATGCAATCGGCGAGAGTCGCCATCGGCTCGAAGGAACTGATCGGGCGGATCAATGAGAGCGAGTATTTGCTGCTTGGCGGAGTCATGACTCCCCACACCGCTTCGCTGACCATGCGCGGACTGCGCACGCTGCCGCTTCGCATGGAGCGGTTCGAGAAGAACGGACTGCAAGTGGCTGAAGCAATGGAACAGCTCCCGCATGTCCTCAAAGTCCATCATCCGGGCCTGCCTTCGCATCCGCAATATGAGCTGGGCAAGGAGCAGATGTCCGGGTACAGCAGCTTGTTCGCATTTGAGACGGACCTGCCGGTCGATGTGATCAAAAAATGGGCGGATCACCTGGAATATTTCCGGATCGGCGTAAGCTGGGGCGGGTACGAAAGTCTGGTGACCGTTCCAGCTCTGCCGGAAGGCTATGAATCGGTATCCGGACCGGTTGTCCGGTTATATGTCGGCCTGGAAGATCTGGAGCTGCTGATCGAGGATATTAAGCAGGCTTTTGAGAAGGTGACTTGCGGGGACGAGCATTAATCTGTATTTTATCCGAAACATCCATCTAAATCATTAAAGGCACTCCGCCCATGAGTACGAAGTGCCTTTAACCCCTCCGGAAGAATCCTTAATTATAATAAGTAACAGTAGGAGCCGGTTCCGAACCACTTGAGTACCAAACATTTAAGTTGCTGGCAAAGTCGATGACTTTGTTGGTATTCAAGTCATAGACGAGAATGTCGGGATCTCCAGCCGCATCTATGAAATCAAGACGCCGGGGAGTTGTTCTTCCTGTGCTGTCAACGAAAGACATGTAATGATAAGTAGGCGGGCCTGACCGGAACTCGGATTCAAAATACGTAAACAGCGTATCTTCTTTCAATACGATGAGAACTGCATTATTGGAGCTGGCATAATGGGACGAATAATTGACCGGAGTGGTAACCGACGCAACCCGCGCATCGGAAATCCTATGATTTCGTGTCGAATAATTACCGTCCCAAGAAAAAGTATAATTCCGTTCCCAATTTAATTGAGGATTGGTATTCGCGGCGGGCGTCGTGTTGGCAATATAATTGCCGTTCAGTAACACATCGTTATTGGGATATTCCATGACTACATATAAAAGGGAGGTTGAGTAGGACATTACACTTGCTGCATAAGTTGGGTCCGAAGGGTTGGCGGCGTTCATATGGATACTGTAATCCGTTTCCACCGTTCCGGTGGAAGTGACCCGCAGTCCCCAGTCACCGGCACTTAAATCCGTAGCGAACTTTATCGAACCCGGGGAGCCCCAGAAATTCGTAGAAGTAGCCGTGCCAGTGCTCCAATCGATCGAATAAAGCTCAACTCTATAATCCGGATTGCTGGATTTGATCTCAAAGAGAATACTTCTATCGGTCGGAACATTAAAAAACCAGAAATCGGTCGGATCAGCAGCCGTAAGAGAATCATTAAAATTCATCAAATCGCCAGTTACATTATAATTCGACATAGTGGAGAATTCAGGTTGTTTAGGACGGCTTACCTTAATAGCATCCGCTTTGTCAATTTTAATTGGATCAGCTGTAAGTCCAGCTCCGTTAATATTAAGCTCCAGGCCGGGATTAATCGTTGAGGAGTCTTGTGAAGCAGGCTCTGCGGATGCCGAAACGTTAAAAGCGCCAAATGTAAAGAGTAGAAGCAAAACTAAGATCAAGGAACATCTACAATAGATTTTCAATTGTCATCTTCCTTTTCTTAAGTATTATATTTACAAACGTCCTGTCAAGCAGCCCCTACAGCTATGAAACACGATTTTGGATGCCTCCTTACAAAAATTAGGCTGACTACTTCAGGTATGTGTAAATATCAAATAAACCCATAATTTACATTATATTTTAATTTACTTACAGCTTATAACGAAGATGGTTATTAGTAAGTGAAAAAAGTTACTGACTATATGGATTTATCTCTCTATGGAGCAGAGTTGGGTTCGGTCAAGATATCGCAAAAAAAACAAAAGCCGGCAAAGTGATTTGCCAGCTTAAGGTGTGGATTATATACTGTTCGGATGTCCCGATCTTACTTCACACAAATCGCTACCGAATCCATTGACCGGAGCATTCGCCTTGAATGCCATGCTTACGGTCGTAAACCACTTTTCCCCGGCTTAGGGTCATTTGCACGGCGCACTTCAGTGTATGCCCAATATAAAGGCTGTGCGGATGTTTGGACAGCAAATCTTCCTGTTCAACTGTTCGTTCCAGATTCATATCCAACAGGACCAAATCGGAGTCAAAACCGACAGAAATGGCCCCCTTATGAGGATATAACCCAAACCGCATCGCCGGATTCGTGGATAGATATTTGGCGATTTGCGGCAGCGGCATGTTCCTGTTCAGATGAGCTTCGGTCACCATGGCCTCCAAGGAGAACTGGCCTCCTGAAATCCCGCCCCAAACTTCAAACATATTATCCGGATGATCAAATTTCATAAAGGATAGACAAGGAGAGTGATCCGAGGTAATCATATCGATTTTTCCACTCCCGAGCTTCTCCCATAATTGTTCCTTGGCTTGATCGTCCCGCAGCGGCGGGGCGCATTTGGCGGAAGGGCCGATCCGTTCAAAATCATCGTCTGTGAACA is a genomic window of Paenibacillus durus ATCC 35681 containing:
- a CDS encoding PLP-dependent transferase; this translates as MQSARVAIGSKELIGRINESEYLLLGGVMTPHTASLTMRGLRTLPLRMERFEKNGLQVAEAMEQLPHVLKVHHPGLPSHPQYELGKEQMSGYSSLFAFETDLPVDVIKKWADHLEYFRIGVSWGGYESLVTVPALPEGYESVSGPVVRLYVGLEDLELLIEDIKQAFEKVTCGDEH